DNA sequence from the Sediminibacillus dalangtanensis genome:
TCGTGATAAAATAAAAGGAAGGGCTTGACTTATTATAGGCCCTTCTTCAAAAAATCATCAGCATTTTTACCGTTATGCTGATGATTTTTTGTTTGTTTTATGCTTGCCATGTAGTGTCAGAGAATGGCAGTCACTTTCCATTTATTCTGCTGCTGTCTATTCGATCTCAGCATTCGAACATACCGTTTTCAATGGACATTTCACTGTTTCACACTTTAGACGAAAGGGTAATAAAATACGATAGTCAAAAATAGTAAAATAACGACAAAAACAGCAATTTCGGGTTCCAACATCCCCTATATTTCTTTTATAATAGAAGTACGCCTTAATACATAAAATAGGAGATTGATAGCGATGGGGAAACGACAACTGAAGACAATGATTTTTGCCATGCTCCTGCTGATGCTCGTATCCGTCCCAAAGGTAGACGCTGCGGAGGAAACGAAAACCATGAAAACACACCATAGGAGCATGAGTGGTGTCGAAACATATAAAGTTCCCGAACGGATTTCACGATTCTCCTATAACTCAGGCTTGAATTTTGAGTATCCTGATCATGTCAGGGGAATTTATGTAACCGGTAATTCAGCAGGTGGAGAGCGGTTTGACCGATTAATCAAGCTGATTAATGACACAGAGCTGAATAGTATGGTAATCGATGTGAAAGAGGATCACGGCAATGTAACCTTCAAATTTGAGGAAGACTCTCCATATGCAGACGTGGGAACTAATTATATCCGAAGCCCGGAAAAGATGCTCAAACGTCTGGAGGAAGAAGGGATTTATCCAATTGCCAGAATCGTGGTATTTAAGGATCCTGTACTGGCAAAAGAACGTCCGGATTTATCTTTTACCCAAAACGGAGAGGTTTGGGTAAATGGCAAGGGAGAAGCGTTTGTGAGCCCGTTTCAAAAAGAAGTATGGGACTATAACATTGAGTTGGCAAAACAGGTAGCGGAAATGGGCTTTCAGGAAATACAGTTTGATTATGTCCGCTTCCCGGAGGGTTTTGAGACCAGGGCCGAAGAATTGGAGTATGATCAGGGAGATTATGCTGATTTGGAAATGAATGGTGTCAAAAAACGAGTGAAAGCAGTTACGGATTTCGTTTCCCATGCCAAGGAAGAATTATCCGATTATGATGTCGATGTGTCCGTCGATATCTTTGGTTATTCTGCCACGATTGAAGAAGCGCCTGGAATTGGACAAAACTTCTCTAAAATAGCTGACAATGTGGATGTAATTTCTTCTATGATTTATCCGAGCCATTGGACATCTTATTTTGGCATTGATAATCCGGATGAGGAACCATACAAATTAGTTACCGAATATGCCAAAGTGGAAAACGAGGTATTGGGAAGCTTGGAAGACCCTCCGGTTTCACGGCCATGGATTCAGGATTTTGAAGCGCCATGGTTGTATAGCGGTAAAACGAAACAATATGGCAAAGACGAAGTCGAAGCACAAATAAAAGCTCTAAATGAGAATGGCATCCATGAATTTCTCATTTGGAATTCTGGAAACAGTTATACAGAAAATGTTGATTATACACCATTAGATGAATAAACAAACACTGCCGGTATTTCCGGCAGTGTTTGTTTATTCGAAGTACAAACGCATGATTAGAAAATCAGTCATCGGGAAAAACTAACTGGAGCCTGTGAGAAGATTTAACAATTGAAGGATATTCCGTTATAATAAAAAGGACTACAAATACAAGGAGTAGATCAATGAACTGGTACGAAAAGCTAAACAAGTATTTTCCCGTAGAAGAGATGAAGTCTCAAAAGCATATGGAAATGCTGTTAAAGGAAAAAGGCGACGTCTATTATAAAGACGAGGGACCCCATCATGTGCTTATGTACGCAGAGTTCAAATCGTTCATCTTTATCGATTATGTATATGTATCTGCAGCATCTCGAGGTCAAGGACTGGGACATCAATTAATCGAAAAGCTGAAAGCCAGGAACAAACCGATTATCCTGGAAGTGGAACCGGTTGATTACGAAGACAGCGACACGGAAAAACGGTTGAAATTTTACCAGCGAGAGGGATTTGTTCATGCACAGTCGATCGGCTACAATCGGCGGAGCCTTGCGACGAATGAAGACACTCCGATGGAAATTTTATATTGGAGTCCGGATAATCAGGATGAAGAAGAAATATATAAACAAATGAAAAAAATGTACGAAGACATTCACACTTATAAAGACGAAGAAATTTACGGAAAGTCCTACCAACCTGTTGATGAAGTACTGACGTATGATGATGATCGAGAAGCTGATGACATTTTTGATGCCTTAAAACAATCTGAAGGCGTGTGATCATTTCGAAAGCTGCCCTTTGTCACGGGTGGCTTTCTTCTATTACACATTTATTTTACGTCCTCTAAAAAGATGCTTATTGTTTTGACCAGAGGACGAAAATGAGATCTTGAAAAAATAAAAAAAAGTTTTTTAAAAAAAGGTTTAACGTAAAGGAAGCCGGGGTACTTTAAATATAAGTTTACTTCATTTTGTGACAACTTTTAAGAAGATGGCAAATTAATTCAAGAAATTGCATAAAAACCTACCTTCATATTGACAAGTATAGTATACTATACATAGAAGAGTTATTTAAAGTAATTTTAATTTAATATCTTCTTCAAATCATAAAATGACGATAAATAATCTGCGTTATGAGGAGTGAAGTTTCCATGGTAACACTTTATACCTCACCAAGTTGTACATCTTGCCGTAAAGCAAAAGCATGGTTAGAAGAGCATGATATACCATTCAGTGAGCGAAATATCTTCTCGGAAACCTTGACGCTTGATGAAATCAAGGAAATTTTGAGAATGACAGAAGATGGCACCGATGAAATAATTTCTACAAGGTCTAAAGTTTTTCAAAAACTAGATATGAATCTTGATCAACTTCCAATGAAAGACCTCTTTAACTTAATTCAAGAAAATCCTGGTCTTCTTCGCCGCCCAATCATTCTTGATGAGAAAAGATTGCAGGTAGGCTATAATGAAGATGAAATTCGCAGATTCTTACCTAGAACTGTCCGTACTTTCCAATTGCGGGAAGCGCAAAGAATGGTTAACTAATATAGCATAGAGGCGCGGGTCTTTTTAAAGGACCTGCGTTTTTTCTATTTCTAGAGGTTGAAAGGGTGAAGCGTCCTGATCGCCAACCCAGCAATAAAAAAGAAAACCTCACGTGACTTTTGGCCTCGGCATCGGTTTTGTCTGTCTTAACGGATCGGCAAACTGTGCTGAGGCGAAATAATGACTACCAAATTTTTCAGTAAATTCACCAGGTATAAAGGGATGACATTTTGCCATAAATAAGCTAAAATAAATATTTATAGACTGGTATTCTAAGGTGCCGGTTTGTATTTATTTAAAAAGATTAATCTTTGTTTTTTTAGAAAATATAGGCTTTTATATTTTCAAAAACAATTTTTTTATCATAAAATAAAGATAAGAAGCTGTTGCTTATATTTGAGGGTTGATGGAAACTCGTAACGGGTATGGATTTATAGGATTACAAATAGGTGAAGTTTTTCTCTTCCACCTAATAATAAGTAGAAGGGAGAGAGAAGAAAGTGGAAATCGAACGAATCAATGAAAATACAGTCAAATTCTACATTTCTTATATGGATATTGAAGATAGAGGGTTCGACCGCGAAGAAATTTGGTATAACCGAGAGCGGAGCGAGCAGCTTTTTTGGCAAGTAATGGACGAAGTCAACTACAAGGAAGATGATTTCAATGTTGATGGTCCACTTTGGATTCAAGTACAGGCACTTGATAAAGGATTGGAGATTGTTGTGACAAAAGCACAATTATCCAAGGACGGTCAAAACCTTGAATTACCAACGGAAAATGGCAAAACAATCGATATGCCGGTTGATGAGAAAATCGAATCCATGCTGGATGAAAAGTATGGCAGTTCCGATGAGGCTGGTCATGAGACCAATCATCATTCCGATGATGATGAGGAGGGTAATTTGTCGTTCGTGGTTAGCTTTAAAGATTTTGAAGATATCATTCAACTAAGCCATTATTTTACTGAAACAGAAGGATTGACGGATCGTCTGTACCATTTTGAGGATCAGTACTTGTTATATTTAGAATTTGAAGAAAACTATATGACGGACGATGAGCAAGAAGATATTTTAAGTCAGCTGCTTGAATTCGGCCATGAATCCACGATTACCATCCATCGATTGGAGGAGTATGGCAAGCCAATATTTGCTGAGCATGCTCTTTCACAAATTAAGCAATATTTTCCTGCTAAGTAAGCAAAGCATTCGACAAAAGTCGGATGCTTTATTTTTTTGTATCTTTTCTTAAGTCATCCAGACAGGAATTGTTCATCAAGCGACGAATCCTTTTATATAAAGGCTGTTTTCTAAAAGATTGTTTCTTGCCTGCGTTGTTTGGACTGCGTGCAAACGAACCGCTTCGTCAGCATTCTTTACTTTTCGAGAACACGATCTCAGTCAAATAGTCGCAAGTTTCCATCAGCAGGGAAAAGTTTGAAAGAGCAAGAAAGTCTGCGAAAAGAGCCTTTATTAAAAAAAAGGAGGGATAGATAATTATGCTGCAAGCTTGTAATCAGGATGGCGTGCCGGTCATCCTGGCTAACTTTAAGCGTTCGTTTGTGGAGAGAATGCGTACAAAACAAAGGTTTTACTGTCCGGTATGCGGCGAGAGGGTAATTGTTAAAGCAGGCAGGACAATGATTGCACACTTTTCTCATTCCCCGAATAGTTCTTGCGCTGTTGTTAGAGGAGAAGGTGAGTACCATGAACGGGGCAAGTTGCATTTATTTCAATGGCTTAAAAATCAGGGACTGAATGTTACGCTTGAAAAGTATTTGCCGGAAATCCGCAGAAGACCGGATATTTTGCTTCGCCTCGGCAGGAAAGTGATCGCTTTGGAATACCAATGTGCAGCATTAGACAGAGAAGAATTATATAAGCGAACGGAGGATTATCGCAAACTTGCTATCGAACCTTTATGGATACTTGGTGGAAATCGCTTAAAGCGAACAGGCGCCAGAAAAATGCGGTTAACATCAATGGATCAGTCTTTTTTAACTCGTTATAATCAAAGTGATTCTCTGCTAATGAACTTTTATTGTCCAAATACTTATCAATTCTGTCTGTTCCGACAGATCCAATCTGCAGGAAACGGCCAATTTTATGGAGACTTGCATTTTCTTCCACGGAGGCACACCCGCTTCCTCCTTTTATTACAAGATAGGAAACCATTTCAACCATTTTTATTGGAGAGTTGGCTGCAAGAAAAGCAGAAGTTTCGAACAAAACCACCATCAAAATGGACAGGCCGCCTTCATCAGTCGTGGCGTCAATGGCTCTACCAAAAAGGTTACCACCAGAGTCTGCTGCCGAGTTATGTTTATCTTCCAGTTTTCGGTCAGTATAGAATGAAAACCCCGCCGTGGGATTGGCAAAGCAGGCTGTGCCTCGAATATCTAAAAGGTTTACCCCTCCATCGTACCGTCTCCCTAGCCCCCTGTTATCGTCTATTAAAGACGGAAATCAAACCCTCATCCGAATTTCCACTTATAAGCAGTCCGCACGATCCTATCCGCGAGTATTTAAAGTTGTTAGAATCACTGCAAATGGTATCCTTCGAGAATGAACACCAATTGAAAAAACAAACCCCGATTACTTTTCCTGAAAATGTGGAACAAGCCCTAAGTGATGATAGAAAGATTATCGAGGCCCTGCAAAAGCAATACTGATTTTCTCGAGCATCAACTCGCATGATTGAGCAGTAAGAACGATATAATAGAAAAGAGCTCTCCTTTTACAGGAAGGAATTTGCGGGATATACCGAGAATTGGGAAATGGATAGCTGAAAAAATTATCAAGGAGGAATAGATGTTGGCACAAGCGAACAAAGAACTGCAAAGCCGTGAACAAGTACCGTTAGAACGAACATGGAGACTGGAAGATATCTTTGTCATAGATGAAGAATGGGAAAAAGAATTTGAAGCGTTGAAAAGCAAGCTGCCGGAATTCAAACAATACCAGGGAAAGGTAAATGAATCGGCAGATACGCTTTATAACCTTTTAAAACTACAAGATAATGTGTCCGAGCGTTTGGGCAAACTTTATACATACGCTCATATGAGATACGACCAGGACACAACCAATTCACTATACCAGGCGTTGAATGCCAAAGCGGAAAATCTTCTTACACAGGCTTCGAGCGCGATGAGCTTCATTGTACCGGAGATTTTGTCGTTAGACGAAGAAAAGCTGAAGACGTTTATTGAAGAAAATCAAGAATTGAAACAGTATGAACATACCTTGAATGAAATAAACAGACAACGTCCGCATGTTTTATCAGAAAAGGAAGAGGAACTGCTAGCGGAGGTTTCCGAGGTTACCGATAATCCGTCTCAGACCTTTGGGATGTTAAACAATGCCGATTTAACTTTTCCATCGATCAAAGATGAGGAAGGAAATGAAGTCGACCTGACGCATGGACGATATATCAACTTTTTGGAGTCCGACGATCCACGTGTGCGAAAAGATGCTTTCAAGGCGATGTATGAAACATTCGGCAGCTTTAAAAATACCTTTGCTTCTACTTTGAGCGGAGCTGTCAAAAAGAATAATTTTTACGCAAAAATACGCAAATACGATTCTGCCCGCCAGGCAGCGTTGGATAACAACAATATCCCGGAAGAGGTCTATGATAACCTGGTCAGTGCGGTCAATGAACGGCTACCGCTTCTGCACCGCTATGTAGAGCTGCGCAAGCGTGTTCTCAAGCTTGATGAGCTGCATATGTATGATCTTTATACACCGCTGGTAAAGGATATCTCGATGAAAATATCGTTTGAAGAAGCTCAAGAAACGGTGCTGAATGGATTGGCACCAATCGGAGAGGAGTATGTAAATACC
Encoded proteins:
- a CDS encoding putative glycoside hydrolase, coding for MGKRQLKTMIFAMLLLMLVSVPKVDAAEETKTMKTHHRSMSGVETYKVPERISRFSYNSGLNFEYPDHVRGIYVTGNSAGGERFDRLIKLINDTELNSMVIDVKEDHGNVTFKFEEDSPYADVGTNYIRSPEKMLKRLEEEGIYPIARIVVFKDPVLAKERPDLSFTQNGEVWVNGKGEAFVSPFQKEVWDYNIELAKQVAEMGFQEIQFDYVRFPEGFETRAEELEYDQGDYADLEMNGVKKRVKAVTDFVSHAKEELSDYDVDVSVDIFGYSATIEEAPGIGQNFSKIADNVDVISSMIYPSHWTSYFGIDNPDEEPYKLVTEYAKVENEVLGSLEDPPVSRPWIQDFEAPWLYSGKTKQYGKDEVEAQIKALNENGIHEFLIWNSGNSYTENVDYTPLDE
- a CDS encoding GNAT family N-acetyltransferase, whose product is MNWYEKLNKYFPVEEMKSQKHMEMLLKEKGDVYYKDEGPHHVLMYAEFKSFIFIDYVYVSAASRGQGLGHQLIEKLKARNKPIILEVEPVDYEDSDTEKRLKFYQREGFVHAQSIGYNRRSLATNEDTPMEILYWSPDNQDEEEIYKQMKKMYEDIHTYKDEEIYGKSYQPVDEVLTYDDDREADDIFDALKQSEGV
- the spxA gene encoding transcriptional regulator SpxA; amino-acid sequence: MVTLYTSPSCTSCRKAKAWLEEHDIPFSERNIFSETLTLDEIKEILRMTEDGTDEIISTRSKVFQKLDMNLDQLPMKDLFNLIQENPGLLRRPIILDEKRLQVGYNEDEIRRFLPRTVRTFQLREAQRMVN
- the mecA gene encoding adaptor protein MecA yields the protein MEIERINENTVKFYISYMDIEDRGFDREEIWYNRERSEQLFWQVMDEVNYKEDDFNVDGPLWIQVQALDKGLEIVVTKAQLSKDGQNLELPTENGKTIDMPVDEKIESMLDEKYGSSDEAGHETNHHSDDDEEGNLSFVVSFKDFEDIIQLSHYFTETEGLTDRLYHFEDQYLLYLEFEENYMTDDEQEDILSQLLEFGHESTITIHRLEEYGKPIFAEHALSQIKQYFPAK
- a CDS encoding competence protein CoiA, with the protein product MLQACNQDGVPVILANFKRSFVERMRTKQRFYCPVCGERVIVKAGRTMIAHFSHSPNSSCAVVRGEGEYHERGKLHLFQWLKNQGLNVTLEKYLPEIRRRPDILLRLGRKVIALEYQCAALDREELYKRTEDYRKLAIEPLWILGGNRLKRTGARKMRLTSMDQSFLTRYNQSDSLLMNFYCPNTYQFCLFRQIQSAGNGQFYGDLHFLPRRHTRFLLLLQDRKPFQPFLLESWLQEKQKFRTKPPSKWTGRLHQSWRQWLYQKGYHQSLLPSYVYLPVFGQYRMKTPPWDWQSRLCLEYLKGLPLHRTVSLAPCYRLLKTEIKPSSEFPLISSPHDPIREYLKLLESLQMVSFENEHQLKKQTPITFPENVEQALSDDRKIIEALQKQY
- the pepF gene encoding oligoendopeptidase F; this encodes MLAQANKELQSREQVPLERTWRLEDIFVIDEEWEKEFEALKSKLPEFKQYQGKVNESADTLYNLLKLQDNVSERLGKLYTYAHMRYDQDTTNSLYQALNAKAENLLTQASSAMSFIVPEILSLDEEKLKTFIEENQELKQYEHTLNEINRQRPHVLSEKEEELLAEVSEVTDNPSQTFGMLNNADLTFPSIKDEEGNEVDLTHGRYINFLESDDPRVRKDAFKAMYETFGSFKNTFASTLSGAVKKNNFYAKIRKYDSARQAALDNNNIPEEVYDNLVSAVNERLPLLHRYVELRKRVLKLDELHMYDLYTPLVKDISMKISFEEAQETVLNGLAPIGEEYVNTIREGYKDRWIDVDENKGKRSGAYSSGAYGTNPYILLNWQDNLNNLFTLAHELGHSMHSYYSRKNQPFRYGNYSIFVAEVASTCNEALMNEYLIQNTEDEKEKLFLLNHFLEGFRGTVFRQTMFAEFEHDIHTHMQNGEALTADKLTEMYYELNKKYFGDELVIDEEIGLEWARIPHFYYNYYVYQYATGYAAATSLAAQILKEEQPAVDRYLEFLKAGSSDYPIEVLKKAGVDMTSKKPILDALRVFEDKLSEMESLLDKVE